A region of Lycium barbarum isolate Lr01 chromosome 1, ASM1917538v2, whole genome shotgun sequence DNA encodes the following proteins:
- the LOC132629312 gene encoding uncharacterized protein LOC132629312, which yields MERIETQESDDGSQSVDAYVSVMGPDHPGRVRLYGRGVTKTLLKQKAADTGLSSNVTDEMEKKMEEIEERMQQRMQEKFNAQKDTMEQDITMKVIAKIQQLNPEFRLDPNMLRFSVRSPGEASSTPGNNQGVENEEREGDNEHVDLT from the exons ATGGAGAGAATAGAAACTCAAGAAAGTGACGATGGCAGTCAATCAGTTGACGCATATGTATCAGTAATGGGACCTGATCATCCAGGTCGAGTAAGATTGTATGGACGTGGGGTTACCAAGACTCTCTTGAAACAGAAAGCGGCGGATACTGGACTCTCTTCAAATGTTACTGATGAAATGGAGAAAAAAATGGAGGAGATAGAAGAGAGGATGCAACAAAGAATGCAGGAAAAATTCAACGCGCAAAAGGATACCATGGAACAAGATATTACAATGAAAGTCATTGCAAAAATTCAGCAGCTAAATCCAGAATTCCGACTTGATCCTAATATGTTAAGGTTCAGTGTTCGCTCACCCGGAGAAGCTTCCTCTACACCTGGTAACAATCAAG GTGTCGAAAATGAAGAAAGGGAAGGAGACAATGAACACGTTGATCTTACTTGA
- the LOC132629333 gene encoding uncharacterized protein LOC132629333 has product MNQDGSLRKSKRVKNSNFIPPGSVASLLSQRVLNHKHKQNSKYIPEPYVNKSNDKHYKHKQNSNYIPAGSEVEQVQQVCPDSTCLAAQTVHEQVLLDSTTPESREAQEQVQQTLQLSSIPALQAVNEQIQQDPHDSTNLEANDQSGEGGKILQI; this is encoded by the coding sequence ATGAATCAAGACGGGAGTTTAAGAAAAAGCAAGAGAGTTAAGAACTCAAACTTCATTCCACCTGGATCAGTTGCATCTTTGCTAAGCCAAAGAGTTTTGAATCACAAGCACAAGCAAAACTCAAAATACATTCCAGAACCTTATGTTAATAAGTCAAATGATAAGCATTACAAGCACAAGCAGAACTCAAACTACATTCCAGCTGGATCTGAAGTGGAACAAGTGCAGCAAGTGTGTCCCGATTCTACTTGTCTTGCAGCACAAACAGTACATGAGCAAGTCTTGTTGGATTCCACCACTCCTGAATCACGAGAAGCACAAGAACAAGTGCAACAAACCTTACAACTTTCCAGCATTCCTGCATTACAAGCAGTTAACGAACAAATCCAACAAGATCCACATGATTCTACTAATCTTGAAGCAAATGACCAATCTGGCGAAGGAGGCAAGATTTTACAGATTTAA
- the LOC132627199 gene encoding uncharacterized protein LOC132627199 has translation MNRYWHYRNVVEDHLVVHGFVDNYTKWVFHGEGVSSRNTPHPINDDEGSNLRDDIDGLLHDTFRNVEGESGHEEVVRHGLSADAKKFIKLLEEGKQELYPGCENFNKLSFTIRLYLFKSLHGLSNVAFSDLLDLIREAFPFAQIPESFNKARQVIKDLGLHYEKIHACPNDCMLFWKDNEKADNCSVCGTSRWKSVGDASTNSRSKIPAKVLRYFPLKPRLQRIFMCSETAVAMRWHANERPNDGNLRHPADREAWKDFDRLYPDFSRDPRNVRLGLSSDGFNPFRTMSISHNSWPVMLMNYNLSPWICMKPEYIMLSMIIPGPSSPGNDIDVYLQPLIVELKELWELGIETYDAETDQTFRMRAALLWTVSDFPALAMLSGWSTKGKLACPTCNYDTCSQYLKHSRKMCYLGHRRFLPSDHPLRKDKKSFDGKEEHRLAPTPLSGIEVLEELHEFNNVFGKEKNICDSLLGTLLEIDGKSKDHVNSRYDLQEMGIRKELQPIEDNDGNVAVRKVLPKIVSLTLIRLGNFFRAICSKVISRRDLEKLDSEIVEIICDLERIFHPAFFDIMPHLPIHLVNEIKLGGPTHLRWMYPNERHLCKLKTFVRNRSCAEASIAEGFLAEECLTFCSRYLRDGVKTRFSRYETEDDECAQNLSPIFPKIGHPIGIEKKKDSTFMMDPQLRYEAHRYALFNTGDEQVEKFIEEHKNVMSNHTRSNAWARARNHSREFSSWFEEKVKNVEVPDYLIWLSRMPNMVGKRYTAYFINGYRFHTKSRDAPRKTQNSGVTLAATTDSFASSRDQNPIDGEVIYYGFIQDIIEIEYYGHFSVVLFRCDWFHNEVDEYELTRVYFNKLCSKDDPFVLASQVHKVFYVADPVEKDVYYARNKVPVDLYDLEKENCPNIGDTFWREPNDDTGPSTRLDDGDVRWSREDVPADVVDIPSNAQHSEDTIMETSEEEDEFDDADWDSMEEND, from the exons ATGAATCGCTATTGGCATTACAGAAATGTGGTGGAGGATCACTTGGTTGTTCATGGTTTTGTTGATAATTATACCAAATGGGTTTTTCATGGAGAAGGGGTTTCATCGAGAAATACACCGCATCCAATAAATGACGATGAAGGTTCTAACTTGCGTGATGACATTGATGGACTACTTCATGATACATTTAGAAATGTAGAGGGTGAGTCAGGGCATGAAGAAGTAGTGCGACACGGTTTATCTGCAGATGCAAAGAAATTTATTAAATTATTGGAGGAAGGGAAACAGGAGTTATATCCGGGTTGTGAAAATTTTAATAAATTGAGTTTCACCATTCGGTTGTACTTATTTAAATCATTACATGGTTTGAGTAATGTAGCATTCTCGGACTTGTTAGATTTGATAAGAGAGGCATTTCCCTTTGCTCAGATACCAGAGTCTTTCAATAAGGCTAGACAAGTGATTAAAGATTTGGGTCTTCATTACGAAAAAATACATGCATGCCCTAACGACTGCATGTTATTTTGGAAGGACAATGAGAAAGCAGATAACTGTTCTGTCTGTGGAACTTCTAGATGGAAGAGTGTTGGTGATGCCTCGACTAATTCACGCTCTAAAATTCCTGCGAAGGTTTTAAGGTACTTCCCCTTAAAGCCTAGGCTACAGAGGATATTCATGTGTTCTGAAACAGCTGTTGCAATGAGATGGCACGCTAATGAACGACCCAATGATGGAAATTTAAGGCATCCTGCTGATAGGGAAGCATGGAAGGATTTTGATCGTTTGTACCCAGACTTCTCTCGAGATCCTCGTAATGTTAGATTGGGTCTGTCAAGTGATGGTTTCAACCCATTTAGAACCATGAGTATTTCTCATAACTCGTGGCCTGTTATGTTGATGAACTATAATTTATCACCATGGATTTGCATGAAGCCGGAGTATATTATGTTGTCAATGATCATTCCAGGTCCATCATCTCCAGGAAATGATATAGATGTGTATCTACAACCACTAATTGTAGAATTGAAGGAACTATGGGAACTTGGGATAGAAACATATGATGCTGAAACCGACCAAACATTCCGAATGCGTGCAGCCTTATTGTGGACAGTTAGTGATTTTCCAGCATTAGCAATGCTTTCAGGATGGAGCACCAAGGGAAAATTGGCATGCCCCACTTGTAATTATGACACATGCTCTCAATATCTCAAACATAGTCGTAAGATGTGTTACTTGGGTCATCGTAGATTTTTGCCTTCTGATCATCCATTGCGAAAAGATAAGAAGTCGTTTGATGGTAAGGAGGAGCATAGACTTGCACCTACACCTTTGTCGGGTATAGAAGTGCTTGAAGAGTTGCATGAATTCAACAATGTGTTTggaaagg AAAAGAATATATGTGACAGTTTGCTTGGGACTTTACTGGAGATAGATGGAAAGTCAAAGGATCATGTAAATTCTCGCTATGACTTACAAGAAATGGGGATACGAAAGGAGCTACAACCAATAGAAGATAATGATGGAAAT GTTGCCGTTAGAAAAGTGCTGCCCAAGATTGTTTCATTAACCTTGATTAGATTGGGCAATTTCTTTAGAGCTATATGTAGTAAGGTTATAAGTAGAAGAGATCTTGAGAAATTGGATTCTGAAATTGTTGAAATAATATGTGACCTGGAAAGGATTTTTCATCCAGCATTTTTTGATATAATGCCACATTTACCTATTCATTTAGTGAATGAAATTAAGCTTGGGGGTCCGACTCATCTTCGCTGGATGTATCCCAATGAGAGGCACCTATGTAAGTTGAAGACATTCGTTCGTAATCGATCTTGTGCAGAAGCATCAATAGCAGAGGGTTTTTTGGCTGAAGAGTGTTTGACCTTTTGTTCAAGATACCTACGCGATGGTGTGAAGACAAGATTCAGTAGGTACGAGACTGAGGATGATGAATGTGCTCAGAATTTGTCACCTATATTCCCTAAGATAGGTCATCCAATTGGAATTGAGAAGAAAAAGGATTCGACTTTTATGATGGATCCACAGTTACGTTATGAGGCACATCGATATGCCTTATTCAACACTGGAGATGAACAAGTTGAAAAGTTTATCGA GGAACATAAGAATGTAATGAGTAATCATACTAGATCAAACGCATGGGCAAGAGCAAGGAATCATAGTCGGGAATTCAGCAGTTGGTTTGAAGAGAAAGTTAAAAATGTTGAAGTACCCGATTATCTAATATGGCTATCTAGAATGCCTAATATGGTGGGCAAGAGATACACTGCATATTTCATTAATGGATACCGATTTCATACAAAAAGTCGGGATGCCCCACGAAAGACTCAAAATAGTGGAGTGACGCTAGCAGCAACAACAGATAGTTTTGCTAGTTCTAGGGACCAAAATCCCATAGATGGAGAGGTTATTTATTATGGATTTATTCAAGATATCATTGAGATTGAGTATTATGGCCATTTTAGTGTTGTACTATTTAGATGTGATTGGTTTCATAATGAAGTAGATGAATATGAGTTAACTCGGGTATACTTCAATAAGTTATGCAGTAAAGATGATCCTTTTGTGTTGGCATCACAAGTTCATAAAGTTTTTTATGTGGCGGATCCAGTTGAGAAAGATGTTTATTATGCAAGGAATAAAGTCCCTGTTGATTTGTATGATCTAGAGAAAGAGAATTGTCCTAATATAGGAGACACATTTTGGAGGGAGCCTAATGATGACACTGGTCCCTCAACTAGATTAGATGACGGTGACGTTAGATGGTCAAGAGAAGATGTGCCCGCTGATGTCGTTGATATTCCATCTAATGCACAACATTCAGAAGATACAATTATGGAAACATCGGAAGAGGAGGATGAGTTTGATGATGCTGATTGGGATTCCATGGAGGAAAATGATTAG